One Tunturibacter gelidoferens genomic region harbors:
- a CDS encoding ATP-binding cassette domain-containing protein, translating into MDETALVEARGLKKEYGRGHLVVDDVSFVIRPGETLGLVGESGSGKSTIARLLLRLEEPSAGDLSYRGRDLLSMTSREMREMRRRMQIVFQDPYAALNPRMRVKQILTEPFEIHRARPSGGLASRLKEMLRTVGLDESALERFPHEFSGGQRQRINIARALALRPEFLVLDEPVSALDVSVGAQVVNLLRDLQREYGLTYLFISHSMPLVRYLCDRVAVMQGGRLVELGECEQICDTPRDEYTRRLIAATPVMPAAM; encoded by the coding sequence ATGGATGAGACGGCGCTGGTGGAGGCTCGAGGCCTGAAGAAGGAGTATGGAAGGGGACACCTAGTGGTGGACGATGTTTCGTTCGTGATCCGGCCGGGAGAGACGTTGGGATTGGTCGGCGAGTCCGGGTCAGGGAAAAGCACCATTGCACGCCTGTTATTAAGACTGGAAGAACCTTCCGCGGGTGACTTGAGCTACAGAGGACGGGATCTACTGTCCATGACATCACGCGAGATGCGGGAAATGCGACGACGTATGCAGATTGTGTTTCAAGATCCCTACGCGGCGTTAAATCCTAGAATGCGGGTGAAGCAGATCTTGACCGAGCCATTTGAGATCCATCGGGCGAGACCATCTGGGGGGCTGGCGTCACGGCTAAAAGAGATGTTGCGGACGGTAGGTTTGGACGAGTCGGCGCTAGAACGATTTCCTCATGAGTTCAGCGGTGGGCAACGACAAAGAATTAATATCGCGCGGGCATTGGCTCTACGACCCGAATTCTTGGTGTTGGATGAGCCGGTGAGTGCGCTAGATGTTAGCGTAGGCGCGCAAGTTGTGAATTTGCTACGGGATCTACAGAGAGAGTACGGACTGACGTATCTGTTTATCTCGCATTCTATGCCCCTTGTGCGCTACTTGTGCGACAGGGTGGCGGTAATGCAAGGAGGGCGGCTAGTGGAGTTGGGGGAGTGCGAGCAAATTTGCGACACCCCGCGAGACGAATATACGCGCCGGTTGATTGCGGCGACTCCAGTGATGCCCGCAGCGATGTGA